GGCGCAGCGGTTGCGGTGTTGTCCTCTGGACGTCCTGGCTCCTGGCTGGGCGTTGGCCCCTGCCGGCACGGCTGGGACAAGGAGCGACAGTCGCGTGACGACTTTCGCGAACCGTCGAAGTGTGCCCGGTGTGCCGCGGCGTGAGTATGGCAATCGAGGCGACTGCGAAGCTTCTCCTACGGCCGGATCAGCCTCCACGAGTGACACGCGCCCGTCGGCGTGCCGGGCGTGTCCCAGCGCTGCCGCTCGTGCGGTGGAACCAACCAACGGTACGGGAGGGCGCCGGGAGGCATCACCGATGGCCGGACCAGCCTAGACGAGTGACACGCACCCGTCGGCGTGTTGGGCGCGCCCGGCGCTGCCGCTGGTGCGGCGGAACCACCCAACAGCGAGTCTAAGACGCAGGGAGGCGTCCCCGAAGACCGCAGCGGCCCCGCCGAGCGAAGGACATGGAACAACAAGCTGGTGTGGCGACGGCAAGCGCGGACGGCGAGCAAAGACGCCGGGGGCGGTCCCGCCAACCGGCCCATCCTCCGCGTTAGCttttcttcacaaaaatatgcgCTTTGGGTATTAATTAACAacccctattcatttattttcgaTTGGCTTTAAACCTGGTCTGCTTTGCAGGGACAAGTTTACCCCCacatttatttttgcctttaaTTTCAGGAATGGCGGGGAAGTAGTTATCCAGGGCGGTACCACCACCACCTGATAATTCAATAGCGCCAGCACAAGCTGAGGCCAACATATAACGCGGCAACTTCAGTCCttgatatttttcttgtttgaaggCGCAGAGAATAACGCGAGGACGGGTTCCAAAAAGGACTGTTGTATGGCGTTTTCTTAGAGTGCGTGACCGGACGAAGGTGTGAAAAGCGCTGCCGCGTCCAGTTCACCGTATATGGCTAACTAGAGACCAACAGAAATAAAGTTTACTGGGGCCGTCTCTGAGGAGGCGCGGGTAGTCACGCGGCGCGATAGCGCTCCCGGACGCGCGAATCCGCTCCACAATAGAGGCCGTTAACGCGCAGCTCGTGAAAAAATGCCGCGCGTCCCGGCAGGTCGCCCCGCAGGGGCAGCGCATGTCCTGCGATATGCGGAAGCGGTGAAAATAATATGGAAATCTGCCGTGGGCGGTAATGAGACACGCCAACCGCCGAGACGGCGGGAAGTCACGCGGTATGTGTGTTATGTCCGGCACCCACTTATACAACTCGGTGTCGGAGTGCTCCCCGCGCCACTCCACGGCCCAGCGCGCTCGCACTGCAGCCGAGAACGCGGCTCTCACGACCCTGAAGGACCGGTGCGACCTTCGGTCCACTCCCGAGGTCGCCGCAGAGCTCGCCGCAATGTCCGCGAGCTCATTGCCAAAAACGCCCCGATGGGCGGGCACGTGGAAAAGGGATATGGCGCCCCGCCTCTGTAGCCGGTACAGCGCGCTCTTAATGCTCGTGATTCGCGTGTCCCTGGTTGTTACGTGGCACAGCGCGGCGAGCAGCGACAGGTTGTCCGCGTATATATGCGCCGGAGGCACCCACGCGTGTGTTTTTAGGTAATTCAGTGCCTCGATCAGCGCAACCACCTCGGCGCAGTATGCGCTCGAGGCGACCGTGAGGCGATATTTGCGCACGGCGACGATCGAGCCCCGCGGCTTCAAGACCACCACCGCCGCGCCCGCGGACCTCGACGTGTGGGAGCCGTCGGTGTACACATGCGTGCCTGGTACGGACGACCACGCGCGAGCCGCTGAGACGTCAAGCCGCTCGAAGGGGAACCCTCGCGCCTCCGACGGGTGGGCGCCCCAGGCATCATGCGGATACGTCTCGTCCGGCGCGAAGGCGTGCGCGCCGAACGTGACCGTTCGTCGCATGCGGAACAGTTCGAACTCCGCATTGAGTCTATCGAGCTCCAGCCCGATGCGCGGCTGGTTCGCGAGCACCTGCAGCGCGGCCGTGCGTGTCGTGCGATACGCGCCCGTGATCGCCAGCAGCATAGTGCGCTGTACCGTGATCATGCGGGCCTTGAGCCTACAGTCAGATGACGGCGACCACCATATGGGGGACGCGTATGCCACCGCCGGCAGGAGTACCTGTCTGTACAGGCGGCGCCGCATGGTGGAGTCTACGGTCGTGTGCATTCTCATGAACGTCAGAGACTTGATGGCAAGCGTCTCTGCCTTCCGCTGCAGGTGCTCCGCGTGTTCGAAGAAAGACAGGCGCCTGTCAAGCCCAGGAGCTTGACAGACGAACGAAACGGGAGCCCCCTCTCACTGCCCTTCAGCCGGATGGTCGGGTGACTCTTCTCCATTCCCACTTTCCCGAAGGAAAAGAGGACGCAGAAGGTCTTGTCGTTGTTAAGGGCGAGTTTACAATCAGCCGTCCACGCCTCAATGCGACGCATCGCCTCCGCCGCGGCCTCCCTCACTCGCGCCCTTTCTTTCCCGGCACGAGTACTATCGTGTCATCGGCGTATGCCTGCACCCCGGCCGGCATTGGCAACCGAAGCAGCCCGTCCACCACCACGTTCAACAGGAGCGGGGAGATGGGCGACCCCTGTGGACTGCCAAGCGACGCCTCCGCCGAGACCGAACCGGCGCGCGACGCGTATTCGACAGTGCGGCCCTCGAGGAAGGAACCGAGCAGGCCGACCAAGTTAGCCGGGCAGCCGCGGTCCCTAAAATACTTGATGACAAGAGGGTGCCATACACTGTCAAACGCGCCCCGGAAATCGAGCGATATTAACACGACGGGCGTGCGTTCGTCTTTGTGGCGCTTGATGAAATCGCACAGCGCGTGCAGTGCCATCACCGCGCACCTGCCGTGGGTAAAGCCAAACTGGTGGGGATGCGTGTGACCACGCGAGGAGGCGAATAAAGTCGGCCGTGCAACAGTCGTTCAAGCACCTTCCCCAGGATAGAGGTCATGCAGATCGGTCGGTACGAGCTCGGTGAATCCACCGGCTTGCCGGGCTTTTGGATAAAGACCAACCTGCCCTTCCTCCAAGTCCTGGTGAAGTACCCCAGCCGCAGTGCCGCATTCGTCAACATGCACGCGAATCTTGGGTGCGCGGCGAATAATTCACTAACGACCTCGGTCGTGAGACCGTCCGGTCCAGAAGCCGAGCAGCGCGGCAATCTACTCAACACCGCCTGTATTTCGCCCTGCGAAAACGGCCTCTCCCTCTCGGCCGTGACGTATGGCCGACCGACCGCCGCACGGATCTCGGCGTGCTCGGGCGCGTCCGTCTCGGGCCTGTCGCGCGCGAAAAGATGTTGCAGCAACAGCGATGCCGACTCGAGGACGCTCGCCGTCCGGCCGCCATCCTGCCTCGTCAGCGGAGGCAGCATGACATGTGACCGGGCGGCCCCAAAAGCCAAACGGAAGGGGGCTTGAAAAAGCCACCGCCGGCTGCGCTGGTTGCAGACCTGCTTGTCCGCCTGCTCCTTGACGCTCGCCACGTCCCGGCGGTATGCCGCCAGAGCCCGGCTATACTAGCTGCGAAATATGGCCCGCAGCTCGTCGCAGCGACACCTTTGAAAACGGCGCCGCATCGCGTGCACCGCCTTGCGTCGGCCGTCCAGTTCGGGCGTCCACCAAGACTTGCCGCCCGCGTCCCTCCTCTCGCGCGCCGGACGAAGCTGCTTATCGCGCTCACGATCAATAATCGTGTAGAACTTCCCGAGGACCGCGTCCAGGGCGGCCGGCGAGGCGATGTCCGCCCGCGCTCGCGAACCATCTTGCGTCGCGAACGGCCTCCAACCATTTACGCCTACCGTAACTGGTGAGGCGCTTGCCCGCCGCGGTCGCGCCGGTGTGGATGGCAATTTCCAAGCGTCGGTGCTCCGACAACGTTTCCTGTTCGGAAACGCGCCACGTGCAGCCGCGCCGCACGAGGGTCGGCGACGCAAGGGTGACGTCGATCCAGCTGTCGACCTATTTGGTGACGTACATCGGGGGCCAGGACGCGTCGTTGAGGACCACCAGGCCCGCAGCCGCAGCGAACTCAATCAGCCGGGTGCCCCTGGCGTCTCCCTCGCGAGGGCCCCACAGGACG
The nucleotide sequence above comes from Dermacentor andersoni chromosome 10, qqDerAnde1_hic_scaffold, whole genome shotgun sequence. Encoded proteins:
- the LOC126519103 gene encoding uncharacterized protein; amino-acid sequence: MRRRLYRQVLLPAVAYASPIWWSPSSDCRLKARMITVQRTMLLAITGAYRTTRTAALQVLANQPRIGLELDRLNAEFELFRMRRTVTFGAHAFAPDETYPHDAWGAHPSEARGFPFERLDVSAARAWSSVPGTHVYTDGSHTSRSAGAAVVVLKPRGSIVAVRKYRLTVASSAYCAEVVALIEALNYLKTHAWVPPAHIYADNLSLLAALCHVTTRDTRITSIKSALYRLQRRGAISLFHVPAHRGVFGNELADIAASSAATSGVDRRSHRSFRVVRAAFSAAVRARWAVEWRGEHSDTELYKWWWYRPG